A stretch of Pseudomonas sp. 7SR1 DNA encodes these proteins:
- a CDS encoding DUF2024 family protein produces MTLKVYDTHVRTQDGRYLHFDVLIDRNDQAFAQACARRFLAEQGIEDQDIILNDCRFCHVEPGNPAVDEAIARQGFFILKLQGCEA; encoded by the coding sequence ATGACCCTCAAAGTCTATGACACCCACGTACGCACCCAAGACGGGCGCTACCTGCATTTCGATGTGCTGATAGACCGTAACGACCAGGCATTCGCCCAAGCCTGCGCGCGACGTTTCCTCGCCGAACAGGGTATCGAAGACCAGGACATCATCTTGAACGACTGCCGCTTCTGCCATGTCGAGCCGGGCAACCCCGCGGTAGACGAGGCCATCGCCCGGCAAGGTTTCTTCATCCTCAAGCTGCAAGGTTGCGAGGCCTGA
- a CDS encoding Rho-binding antiterminator, which produces MSTYRPLDCDLHDYLEIACLYGYTLEIELTDGQRLTARAITTRTAPTREEFLEVETADGHQEIRLDRLLAITPQDRSARFGRVVLASG; this is translated from the coding sequence ATGAGCACCTATCGACCGCTGGACTGCGACCTGCATGACTACCTGGAAATTGCCTGCCTGTACGGCTACACGCTGGAGATCGAACTGACTGACGGCCAACGCCTGACAGCGCGTGCGATCACCACGCGTACCGCCCCCACGCGAGAGGAATTTCTCGAGGTGGAAACTGCCGATGGGCACCAGGAGATTCGCCTCGATCGGTTGCTGGCGATTACGCCGCAGGATCGCAGCGCTCGGTTTGGTCGGGTTGTGCTGGCGAGTGGGTGA
- a CDS encoding sensor domain-containing diguanylate cyclase, with protein MNLRTFVRRYCLDSRLVTNALIRLHKALSALVSSLAQQGFDSQRWPATRDEDAPDRRIGSICPELAATVFSHGREGVALVDPYGRVIDVNEAFTRLTGYGQDEVRGRELNAHRMVRRLAAFYAPMKNALDFHGHWSGEIQSSHKDGREMTSRISISAVHDRHGNVQHYVALLSDMTQVKQRLQLLERDARYDALTQLPNRLLLAERMRQALGKARIHQHQVAIAFIDLDGFKALNDSYGHDWGDRVLQIVAARINATLREGDTLARLGGDEFVAGLVGLQEVEDSEPLLKRMLAAANAPILIGAQTVEIAASIGVAFFPEHGQEVDALISKADQAMYLSKKAGGNRLAFCPTRFISVNSEA; from the coding sequence ATGAACCTACGCACCTTCGTTCGTCGCTACTGCCTCGACTCCAGGCTCGTCACGAATGCCCTGATCCGCCTGCACAAGGCACTGTCTGCCCTGGTGAGTTCTCTGGCGCAGCAGGGTTTCGATTCCCAGAGATGGCCAGCGACCCGTGATGAAGACGCGCCGGACCGGCGCATTGGCTCCATCTGCCCGGAGCTGGCCGCGACGGTGTTCAGCCACGGGCGGGAGGGGGTCGCCCTTGTCGATCCGTACGGTCGGGTCATCGACGTGAACGAGGCTTTCACGCGCCTGACCGGCTACGGGCAAGACGAGGTCAGGGGCCGGGAGTTGAACGCTCATCGCATGGTGCGTCGGCTCGCGGCGTTTTATGCGCCGATGAAGAATGCGCTGGATTTCCATGGGCATTGGTCGGGTGAAATCCAAAGCAGCCATAAGGACGGTCGGGAGATGACGTCGCGCATCAGCATCAGTGCCGTGCATGACCGTCACGGGAATGTTCAGCACTATGTGGCGCTGCTCAGCGATATGACGCAGGTGAAGCAACGCCTTCAGTTACTGGAGCGCGATGCCCGTTATGACGCGCTCACGCAGTTGCCCAATCGGTTGCTGTTGGCCGAGCGGATGCGTCAGGCGTTGGGCAAGGCGCGGATTCACCAGCACCAGGTGGCCATCGCGTTCATTGATCTGGATGGGTTCAAGGCGCTCAACGACAGTTATGGGCATGACTGGGGTGATCGGGTATTGCAGATTGTCGCGGCGCGGATCAATGCGACGCTGCGGGAGGGCGATACGTTGGCGCGGCTCGGTGGCGATGAATTCGTGGCGGGGCTGGTGGGTTTGCAAGAGGTGGAGGACAGCGAGCCTTTGCTCAAGCGGATGCTGGCGGCGGCCAATGCGCCCATCTTGATCGGTGCGCAAACAGTGGAGATTGCCGCGAGTATCGGCGTGGCGTTCTTTCCTGAGCATGGGCAGGAAGTCGATGCGTTGATCAGCAAGGCGGACCAGGCCATGTACCTGTCGAAAAAAGCCGGGGGCAATCGCCTGGCGTTTTGTCCGACCCGCTTCATTTCGGTCAATAGCGAAGCCTGA
- a CDS encoding TonB-dependent receptor, producing the protein MPGPRCRLLLLGSLAALPWASVNAGPAQPSTPASPSSLVLDETTVTARRREENPQDVPIPINVLYGEQLDEAGLHTLQDIQQRVPGLVVSGHDARYAGFGLRGFGATAYNDGLEGSVGTYVDGVYLARQGMAFTELMDIERIEVLRGPQGTLFGKNTTAGALNIVTRPPTFQSEASLEASHGEHGLGEYRGTISGALRDEVLAGRLNVFERSVDGQVENLEDGARLGDADSQGLRGQLLWTPTEAFSARLIADYAEQNEAGNVLLVNHYSPQTRKRARFLGYPLAEPDPYRREVRIDAPGRPQTLQDGVSLELNWDLDEAMRLTSITAYRDWDYRATRDGDSTALAVAQSEAQLGHRQFSQEWRLSGTAGSSVDYVAGLYYLRQQLDREIDVAFGKDAAPWFVGDQLALLQKLYGITFTDPSQVPAQLLEGARQHYDGEQKGDSRAIFGQVSWRPVDPLELTGGLRYSQERKDGWVSRDVSNLASLDGLPPTFQAGGQLLRDIALGGSYYREDSIEEDNLSGLLSASYRFSDAVMGYVSWSRGYKAGGINFDVVGPFAEPTFEPERATSLELGIKTRLWDERAMLDLAVYQTDVDNYQALTYSPPTSVLAPPLRDNLINVGKVRLRGVELDSAWQLAPWLTGRLGLAWSDARYRSFPNAPCPPASGQWTCDLSGDRLYNAPEWNLSSGLDHRHPLPYGLEVYSGVDYSFRTGYYGTLEGGEGSYQPSYGLTNLRLGLRSQDRAWEVEGWARNLFDRHYITAVYSLLGAGDYGAMTGSERTLGTTVRLRY; encoded by the coding sequence ATGCCGGGTCCGCGTTGCAGGCTGCTCTTGCTCGGCAGCTTGGCGGCATTGCCCTGGGCATCGGTCAACGCCGGGCCAGCGCAGCCATCCACCCCCGCGTCGCCCAGCTCACTGGTGCTCGACGAAACCACGGTGACTGCTCGGCGCCGAGAGGAAAACCCGCAGGACGTGCCGATCCCCATCAATGTCCTCTATGGCGAGCAACTGGACGAAGCCGGCCTGCACACCCTCCAGGACATCCAGCAACGGGTGCCCGGGCTGGTGGTGTCCGGGCACGATGCGCGTTATGCCGGCTTCGGCCTGCGCGGGTTTGGCGCGACCGCCTATAACGACGGTCTGGAGGGCAGCGTCGGCACCTACGTCGATGGCGTCTACCTGGCGCGCCAGGGCATGGCCTTCACCGAGCTGATGGACATCGAGCGCATCGAAGTGCTGCGTGGGCCCCAAGGTACTTTGTTCGGCAAGAACACCACGGCGGGGGCGCTGAACATCGTCACCCGCCCACCGACGTTCCAATCCGAGGCCAGCCTGGAAGCCAGCCACGGCGAGCATGGCCTGGGCGAATACCGCGGGACGATTTCCGGAGCGCTGCGCGACGAGGTGTTGGCCGGGCGGCTCAACGTCTTCGAACGCTCGGTGGATGGGCAGGTGGAAAACCTGGAAGACGGCGCCCGCCTCGGCGACGCCGACAGCCAAGGCCTGCGCGGGCAATTGCTATGGACGCCCACCGAGGCCTTCAGCGCGCGTCTGATCGCCGACTATGCCGAGCAGAACGAGGCCGGCAACGTGCTGCTGGTCAATCACTACAGCCCACAGACCCGCAAGCGCGCCCGGTTCCTCGGCTATCCGCTGGCGGAGCCCGACCCTTACCGGCGCGAGGTGCGCATTGACGCGCCGGGGCGTCCGCAAACCCTGCAGGACGGTGTTTCCCTTGAGCTGAACTGGGACCTGGACGAGGCGATGCGCTTGACCAGCATCACGGCTTATCGTGACTGGGACTACCGCGCCACGCGGGACGGCGACAGCACCGCGTTGGCGGTGGCGCAGTCCGAGGCGCAGCTGGGGCATCGGCAGTTCAGCCAGGAATGGCGACTGTCCGGCACGGCCGGCTCGTCCGTCGACTATGTCGCTGGGCTCTATTACTTGCGCCAGCAGCTCGATCGCGAGATCGACGTGGCGTTCGGCAAGGATGCCGCACCCTGGTTCGTGGGCGACCAACTGGCGCTGTTGCAGAAACTCTATGGCATCACCTTCACCGATCCGAGCCAGGTGCCGGCGCAGTTGCTGGAAGGTGCCCGGCAGCATTACGACGGCGAGCAGAAGGGCGACAGCCGGGCAATTTTCGGCCAGGTTTCCTGGCGCCCCGTCGACCCTCTCGAGCTCACCGGCGGCCTGCGCTACAGCCAGGAGCGCAAGGACGGTTGGGTGTCCCGCGACGTCAGCAACCTCGCTTCGCTGGACGGTTTGCCGCCGACGTTCCAGGCCGGCGGCCAGTTGCTGCGCGACATCGCCCTGGGGGGCAGTTACTACCGTGAGGACTCGATCGAAGAGGACAACCTCTCCGGCCTGCTCAGCGCCAGCTATCGCTTCAGCGATGCGGTGATGGGCTATGTCAGCTGGTCTCGCGGCTACAAGGCCGGCGGCATCAACTTCGACGTGGTCGGCCCGTTCGCCGAGCCCACCTTCGAACCGGAGCGCGCCACGTCCCTGGAACTGGGCATCAAGACACGCTTGTGGGATGAGCGGGCGATGCTCGACCTGGCGGTCTACCAGACCGATGTCGACAACTACCAGGCGCTCACCTACAGCCCGCCGACCTCCGTGCTCGCGCCACCGTTGAGGGACAATCTGATCAACGTCGGCAAGGTCCGCCTGCGTGGTGTCGAGCTGGATTCGGCCTGGCAACTGGCTCCCTGGCTCACCGGGCGCCTTGGCCTGGCCTGGAGCGATGCGCGCTACCGCAGTTTTCCCAACGCCCCGTGCCCGCCGGCCTCGGGCCAATGGACTTGCGACCTCAGCGGCGATCGCCTCTACAACGCGCCGGAATGGAACCTCAGCAGCGGCCTGGACCATCGCCATCCGTTGCCGTACGGGCTGGAGGTCTACAGCGGCGTCGACTACAGCTTTCGCACCGGCTACTACGGCACCCTCGAAGGGGGCGAAGGCAGTTATCAGCCCAGCTACGGCCTCACCAACCTGCGCCTGGGCCTGCGCAGCCAGGACCGTGCCTGGGAAGTGGAAGGCTGGGCACGCAACCTGTTCGACCGCCACTACATCACTGCCGTGTACTCGCTGCTGGGCGCGGGTGACTACGGCGCCATGACCGGCAGCGAACGAACCCTGGGCACCACCGTCAGGCTTCGCTATTGA
- a CDS encoding hybrid sensor histidine kinase/response regulator: MRLLRFVLLALALLCADRLRAAPMGFCQVERLDLMPSMQVFEDEQARLSVDEVARLPETRFSIATPDWPAQGYSRSAFWLKVQLTNPNDTACSRLLVIGAPRLEDIRVYQPSEGRWREAHAGSAHPLAEWPQPAARQPAFAVSLAAGQGTTLLIRVTSHFQMLLEPQLWSEPALLRSQQQTYLSDGLTLGIVLLVVPFGLIVGWILRSRLLSVNAGAVLSYILLTCILNGYLVYWPSALGWTRELLTCASVISFVLFLAYMRVLLQVARLPAFIGWSYWVPLLGCALGRVWWLKVDPIQGAQMIQASLLSFYGVLLATLFMAWRRRLSYSWMAWLVPALLFSQLLMRYFFPQEQLPWQSPQSKNSLSSTLPGVALLVCTLIMEVSRSRHREKHALSSLEQQRQAEHERLESTVALRTAQLRESLAARSALMARISHDLRSPLVRIIDYARLLHGGPNREYPASIERNARQQLELIDEMLEFSRGELEQMQLTLAPGYLYGFLREVADEAAFLAARQGNTFEAVLADDLPALVEADFKRLRQILMNLLANAAKFTRDGQIRFEVNACPGAGPETVELTFSVIDSGIGIDPQEFEQLLQPFRRGRNAQRFEGSGLGLSIVTQLLERMGSRLQPQATGQGGSRFSFRLQLKCAQEDELENGIVDNNAAPLDGQGKQVLLVDDIEQNSEWLYDLLAGYGFDVSIAANGEDALACLAQQPVDLLISDQMMPGMDGWELLQRVREHWRGLPVMLYSAVPARRPQGYPPDLVFDAVLLKPADSRELLAWVKTLAGLDTVPRAMAWER; the protein is encoded by the coding sequence ATGCGGCTTCTACGGTTTGTGCTGCTGGCGCTGGCGTTGTTGTGCGCCGACCGTTTGCGTGCGGCACCCATGGGCTTCTGCCAGGTTGAACGCCTGGACCTGATGCCCTCGATGCAGGTTTTCGAGGACGAGCAGGCCAGGTTGAGCGTGGATGAAGTTGCCCGGTTGCCCGAAACGCGATTCAGCATCGCGACTCCGGATTGGCCGGCGCAAGGCTATAGCCGCTCGGCGTTCTGGCTCAAAGTGCAACTGACCAATCCGAACGATACGGCCTGTTCGCGCCTGTTGGTGATCGGAGCGCCGCGCCTGGAAGACATCCGTGTCTACCAGCCTTCAGAGGGGCGCTGGCGCGAAGCCCATGCCGGCAGTGCCCATCCGTTGGCCGAATGGCCCCAACCAGCGGCGCGTCAGCCGGCGTTTGCGGTGTCGCTGGCGGCAGGGCAGGGCACCACGTTGTTGATCCGGGTCACCAGCCACTTCCAGATGCTGCTGGAGCCGCAGCTATGGTCCGAACCGGCATTGCTGCGCAGTCAGCAGCAGACGTACCTGAGCGACGGCCTCACCCTGGGCATCGTCCTGCTGGTGGTCCCGTTCGGCCTCATCGTCGGCTGGATCCTGCGTTCCCGGTTGCTGAGCGTGAATGCGGGCGCGGTCCTGAGCTATATCCTGCTGACCTGTATCTTGAACGGCTACCTCGTCTACTGGCCCTCGGCGCTGGGCTGGACGCGGGAACTGCTGACCTGCGCCAGCGTGATCTCCTTCGTGCTGTTCCTCGCCTACATGCGCGTGCTGCTGCAGGTGGCCCGGCTGCCCGCCTTCATTGGCTGGAGTTATTGGGTACCGCTGCTGGGATGTGCCCTTGGCCGGGTCTGGTGGCTGAAGGTCGATCCGATCCAGGGGGCGCAGATGATCCAGGCCTCCCTGTTGAGTTTCTACGGCGTGCTCCTGGCCACGTTGTTCATGGCCTGGCGCAGGCGGCTCAGCTACAGCTGGATGGCGTGGCTGGTTCCGGCACTGCTGTTTTCGCAATTGCTGATGCGGTATTTCTTCCCCCAGGAACAGTTGCCCTGGCAATCGCCGCAAAGCAAGAACAGCCTGTCCTCGACTCTGCCGGGCGTGGCGTTGCTGGTGTGCACGCTGATCATGGAAGTCAGCCGCAGCCGTCACCGGGAGAAGCATGCGCTGTCGAGCCTCGAACAACAGCGCCAGGCCGAGCATGAGCGCCTGGAAAGCACCGTGGCGCTACGCACTGCCCAGTTGCGCGAATCCCTGGCGGCCCGCAGTGCGTTGATGGCCCGCATCAGCCACGACCTGCGTTCGCCGCTGGTGCGCATCATCGACTACGCACGGCTGTTGCACGGCGGGCCCAACCGGGAATACCCGGCCAGCATCGAGCGCAATGCCCGCCAGCAACTGGAGCTGATCGACGAGATGCTCGAGTTCTCCCGCGGCGAGCTGGAGCAGATGCAACTGACTCTCGCGCCCGGCTATCTGTACGGGTTCCTCAGGGAGGTCGCCGATGAGGCGGCCTTCCTCGCCGCGCGGCAGGGCAATACCTTTGAAGCCGTCCTGGCGGATGACCTGCCGGCGCTGGTGGAGGCCGATTTCAAACGCCTCCGGCAGATCCTCATGAACCTGCTGGCGAACGCGGCGAAATTCACCCGTGATGGCCAGATCCGCTTTGAAGTGAATGCTTGTCCAGGAGCCGGCCCGGAGACTGTCGAGCTGACGTTCAGCGTGATCGACAGCGGTATCGGCATCGATCCACAGGAATTCGAACAGCTGCTGCAACCGTTTCGCCGCGGCCGCAATGCGCAACGCTTCGAAGGCAGCGGGCTGGGCCTGTCCATCGTCACCCAACTGCTGGAGCGCATGGGCAGCCGTTTGCAACCCCAGGCCACGGGGCAGGGCGGCAGCCGCTTCAGCTTTCGTTTGCAGTTGAAATGCGCCCAGGAAGACGAGCTTGAAAACGGCATCGTCGATAACAATGCCGCGCCGCTGGATGGCCAGGGCAAGCAGGTCCTGCTGGTGGACGATATCGAGCAGAACAGCGAATGGCTGTATGACCTGCTGGCCGGCTACGGTTTCGACGTGAGCATCGCGGCCAACGGCGAGGACGCCTTGGCCTGCCTGGCGCAGCAGCCGGTCGATCTGTTGATCAGCGACCAGATGATGCCTGGCATGGATGGCTGGGAACTGCTGCAGCGGGTACGCGAGCATTGGCGCGGTCTGCCAGTGATGCTCTACTCGGCGGTGCCTGCGCGCAGGCCGCAGGGCTATCCGCCGGATCTGGTCTTCGATGCGGTCCTGCTCAAGCCGGCCGACAGCCGCGAGTTGCTGGCGTGGGTCAAGACACTGGCGGGCTTGGACACGGTGCCTCGCGCCATGGCCTGGGAGCGATAG
- a CDS encoding response regulator transcription factor, whose protein sequence is MSSGPLPHILLIDDEPEDLRATLVLLKAQPWRISLASDAHQGYQRALALRPDLIVLDVHMPQMDGFSLCRLLREAPATRQTPILFLSSANSTVERLEGLTVGGVDYIPKSCAPEEVLARIRIHLQLTWRAPPTNQHSPAEPEPEGDEIVLRAAMRLIENHLDDIPSLVQLAHKVGTHEKRLSRIFREHLGLTVFAYIRDARLRRGQELLGESAMSVQDVAELVGFRNACNFTTAFRQRIGMTPSQFRQQTLGIADTESAGRT, encoded by the coding sequence GTGTCATCCGGGCCGCTGCCGCATATCCTGCTTATCGACGATGAGCCCGAGGACCTCCGGGCAACCCTCGTCCTGCTCAAGGCGCAACCCTGGCGCATATCCCTGGCCAGCGACGCCCACCAGGGCTACCAGCGAGCCTTGGCGTTGCGTCCGGACCTGATCGTGCTGGACGTGCACATGCCGCAGATGGATGGTTTCAGCCTGTGCAGGCTGTTGCGCGAGGCACCGGCGACCCGCCAGACCCCCATTCTTTTCCTGTCTTCGGCCAACAGCACCGTCGAGCGCCTGGAGGGGCTGACCGTCGGCGGGGTCGATTACATTCCCAAATCCTGCGCCCCCGAGGAAGTGCTGGCGCGTATCAGGATCCACCTGCAATTGACCTGGCGCGCACCGCCGACCAACCAGCACAGCCCGGCGGAGCCGGAGCCCGAGGGTGACGAGATCGTCCTGCGCGCGGCGATGCGGCTGATCGAAAATCACCTCGACGACATCCCTTCCCTGGTGCAACTGGCGCACAAGGTCGGCACCCATGAGAAACGCCTTTCACGGATTTTTCGCGAGCATCTGGGCCTGACTGTGTTCGCCTATATTCGCGATGCGCGGCTGCGTCGCGGCCAGGAGTTGCTCGGCGAAAGCGCCATGAGTGTGCAAGACGTCGCCGAACTGGTGGGGTTTCGCAATGCCTGCAACTTCACCACGGCCTTCCGCCAGCGAATCGGCATGACCCCCAGCCAGTTTCGCCAGCAGACCCTGGGCATCGCTGATACAGAGTCGGCCGGGCGCACCTGA
- a CDS encoding DUF4256 domain-containing protein, translating to MKKQEHNDLLDTLKTRFERNPQRHPGLQWSDVLARLEGNRAALKTLHAMEATGGKPDVIGHDPHTGRVTFCDCARETPTGRRSLCYDRAALDARKENKPQGNALDMATEMGVALLTEEQYRELQALEAFDLKTSSWLATPPEVRALGGAIFGDCRYGRVFIYHNGVQSYYAARGFRGMLSL from the coding sequence ATGAAAAAACAAGAACACAATGACCTTCTCGACACCCTGAAGACCCGCTTCGAACGCAATCCCCAGCGCCACCCTGGCCTTCAATGGTCCGACGTCCTGGCCCGCCTCGAAGGCAACCGCGCCGCGTTGAAAACCCTCCACGCCATGGAAGCCACCGGAGGCAAGCCCGACGTCATTGGCCACGACCCGCACACCGGGCGCGTGACCTTCTGCGACTGCGCCAGGGAGACTCCCACCGGCCGTCGAAGCCTCTGCTACGATCGCGCGGCCCTGGATGCGCGCAAGGAAAACAAGCCCCAGGGCAATGCCCTGGACATGGCGACCGAGATGGGCGTGGCGCTATTGACCGAGGAGCAGTACCGCGAACTCCAGGCGCTGGAGGCGTTTGATTTGAAAACCTCCAGTTGGCTGGCGACGCCCCCCGAAGTACGTGCGCTGGGTGGGGCGATATTCGGGGACTGCCGTTATGGGCGGGTGTTCATCTACCACAACGGTGTCCAGTCGTATTACGCGGCGAGAGGGTTCCGGGGGATGTTGAGCCTATAG
- a CDS encoding DUF488 domain-containing protein translates to MIQCKRAYEAPAPEDGKRVLVDRLWPRNCRKDELHLDEWLADVAPTHQLRRAFKAGDLSFAQFKAAYRQELNARPQHWWALVDIARSGNLTLVHAARSTVENNAVVLAEWLEDELEKRAEMSSPACYLLEFPGD, encoded by the coding sequence ATGATCCAATGCAAACGCGCCTATGAAGCCCCGGCTCCCGAGGACGGCAAACGCGTGCTGGTGGACCGCCTGTGGCCACGCAACTGCCGCAAGGATGAACTGCACCTCGATGAGTGGCTTGCGGACGTCGCGCCCACCCATCAATTGCGCAGGGCGTTCAAGGCTGGGGACCTTTCCTTTGCCCAGTTCAAGGCGGCGTATCGCCAGGAACTGAATGCCCGGCCGCAGCATTGGTGGGCGCTGGTGGACATCGCCCGCAGCGGCAATCTCACGCTGGTCCATGCCGCCAGGTCCACAGTGGAAAACAACGCCGTGGTGCTGGCCGAATGGCTGGAGGATGAGTTGGAGAAACGGGCAGAAATGAGCTCGCCGGCCTGTTATCTATTGGAGTTTCCCGGAGACTGA
- a CDS encoding PH domain-containing protein — MIDFNNKGFFKLKQNDEYAERVTALLLEGEQVIDAYKSMRDGVVFTNKRIIAVNVQGITGSKKDFTSLPYKNIVAYSIETSGTFDLDSELEIYFSSLGKVKFEFTGKTGIVEISRLISKHLLG, encoded by the coding sequence ATGATCGACTTCAATAACAAAGGCTTCTTCAAGCTCAAGCAGAACGACGAATACGCCGAACGCGTCACGGCCCTGCTGCTGGAAGGCGAACAGGTCATCGACGCCTACAAGTCCATGCGCGACGGCGTGGTGTTCACCAACAAACGCATCATCGCGGTGAACGTGCAAGGCATTACCGGCAGCAAGAAAGACTTCACTTCCCTGCCTTACAAGAACATCGTCGCCTACTCGATCGAAACGTCCGGCACCTTCGACCTGGACTCGGAGCTTGAGATCTACTTTTCATCCCTGGGCAAGGTGAAATTCGAATTCACCGGCAAGACCGGCATCGTTGAGATATCCAGGTTGATCTCCAAGCATCTCCTGGGCTGA
- a CDS encoding TRAP transporter substrate-binding protein codes for MLNVFWKTLVFGLAVGLLGTAMAADPIVIKFSHVVAEQTSKGQGALMFKKLVEERLPGRVKVEVYPNSTLYGDDKEMEALLLGEVQIIARSLAKFEQYTKSVQLFDLPFLFDDIAAVDRFQQSPEGQKLLKSMEKKNVTGLAYWHNGMKQLSANRPLRVPEDARGLTFRIQTSAVLDEQFKAVGAKAQPMIFSVVYQGLRTGLVNGTENTYSNFYNQKLNEVQKYVTESNHGILDYMLITTSDFWNGLPPDIRSELDRIVVESTAHANKEAERFNQQDRQQVLDAKTTEIITLTPQERSAWRDRMKPVWTKFEKEIGADLIKAAEASNTTQ; via the coding sequence ATGCTCAATGTTTTTTGGAAAACACTCGTCTTTGGCCTGGCTGTCGGTCTGTTGGGCACGGCCATGGCGGCTGACCCCATTGTGATCAAGTTTTCCCATGTGGTGGCCGAGCAGACGTCCAAGGGCCAGGGCGCGCTGATGTTCAAGAAACTGGTGGAAGAACGCTTGCCGGGCAGGGTGAAAGTCGAGGTGTACCCCAATTCCACGCTGTACGGCGATGACAAGGAAATGGAGGCGTTGCTCCTGGGGGAGGTGCAGATCATCGCCCGGTCCCTGGCCAAGTTCGAGCAGTACACCAAGTCGGTGCAGCTATTCGACTTACCATTCCTGTTTGACGACATCGCCGCCGTGGACCGTTTCCAGCAGAGCCCTGAAGGCCAGAAGCTGCTCAAGTCCATGGAAAAGAAGAACGTTACCGGCCTGGCCTATTGGCACAACGGCATGAAGCAGTTGTCGGCCAACAGGCCCCTGCGGGTGCCCGAGGATGCACGGGGACTGACGTTCCGGATACAGACCTCCGCCGTACTGGACGAACAGTTCAAGGCGGTAGGCGCCAAGGCTCAGCCGATGATTTTTTCGGTGGTGTACCAGGGGTTGCGTACCGGTCTGGTCAACGGCACGGAAAACACCTATTCGAATTTCTACAACCAGAAGCTCAATGAAGTGCAGAAGTACGTCACCGAGTCCAACCATGGCATCCTCGACTACATGCTGATCACCACTTCGGACTTCTGGAACGGCCTGCCGCCGGATATTCGCAGCGAACTGGACAGGATCGTGGTGGAGTCCACCGCTCATGCGAACAAGGAAGCGGAACGGTTCAACCAGCAGGACAGGCAGCAGGTCCTGGATGCCAAGACCACCGAGATCATCACCCTCACCCCACAGGAGCGCAGCGCCTGGCGTGACAGGATGAAGCCGGTGTGGACGAAGTTCGAAAAGGAGATCGGAGCGGACTTGATCAAGGCGGCCGAGGCGTCCAACACCACTCAGTGA